A window of Pedococcus badiiscoriae genomic DNA:
GGCCAACGAGCTCGCGAAGATCTGCGACAAGCTCGGGAGCAACGTCACCCAGGTGATCGACGCCGCCAACACGTTGCCGAAGGTCAACTACAACGTCAACATCCTCATGCCGAGCATGGGGGTGGGTGGGTACTGCCTCACGAAGGACCCCTGGTTCGTGCACCACCTCGGGGAGCAGCTCGGACTCGACATGCTGACTCCTCAGACCTCGCGCGCGGTCAACGACACGATGCCGGCATACACGTGCGAGCTCCTGCGCGAACAGCTCGCCCTGGGCGGCAAGGAGCTGAAGGACTCACGCGTCGCGGTCCTGGGTATCGCCTTCAAGAACAACACGGGCGACTGCCGTCTGACGCCCACCCGTGACGTGGTGCGGATGCTCGAGGAGTCGGGCTGCACCCTCCTCGTCCATGACCCGTGGGTCGGGCCCGAGGAGGCCCTCACCGTCACCACGGTGCCGTTGACGGCGACGCTCGACGACACCATCCGTGATGCGGATGCCGTCGTGTACCTCACCGGACACCAGCAGTTCCGGGACTATCCGATGACCCGGGTGGCTGAGCTGACGGCGCAGGACTGCGTCGTCCTGGACGGGCGGAACGCCTTCCAGCGCTCGGACGTCGAGTCAGCAGGCCTGCGCTACAAGGGAATAGGGCGGTAGGAGAGGCATGCGTGCAGTAGTCACCGGGGGTTACGGCTTCATCGGTTCACACCTCGTCACGGCTCTTCTCGAGCGCGGCGACACCGTGACGGTCGTCGACCTCGCCCGCAACGAGCGGGACACCAGCATCACCTTCGACTCCTACGACGGCTTCGACTTCATCCAGGCAGATGTGACCGACCGCGGGGCCCTGGAAGCAGCCATCGGCCCGGACGTCGACGTCGTCTTCCACCTGTCCGCCATCGTCGGCATCAAGAACTACATCGACGACCCGCTCAAGGTGCTGGACGTGAACGTCGGCGGCACACGGAACGTCCTCGAGATCGCCCGCCGCCACGGGACCAGGGTCGTGCTGGCCAGCACTTCCGAGGTGTTCGGCAAGAACCCCAGCCCGCCGTGGGCGGAGGACGACGACCGGGTCCTGGGCTCGACCAAGACCGCCCGGTGGAGCTACAGCACGTCCAAGGCCATGGCCGAGCACCTCGCCTTCGCCATGCATGCCAGCCATGGTGTGCCCGTCACGGTCGTCCGGTACTTCAACGTGTACGGGCCGCGGCAGAACCCGATCTTCGTGGTGTCGCAGAGCGTGCACCGGGTGCTCAACGGGCTGGCGCCCTACCTGTACGACTCGGGTGACCAGACCCGCTGCTTCACCTACGTGGACGATGCGATCCGGGGCACTCTGCTGGCCGCCGAGATGGACGAGGCCGTGGGCGAGGCCTTCAACATCGGGAGCATGCACGAGACGTCGATCGCCGACGTCGTGCGCCTCACGATCGCCAGCGCCGGTCGTGAGGGGGAGATCGTCCCGGAACCACTGGACACGGGCACGCACTACGGCTCGACCTACGAGGACATCCCGAAGCGGATCCCGGACACGGCCAAGGCGGAGCGCGTCCTGGGCTGGAAGCTCGAGGTCGACGTCGACGAGGGGATCCGGCGCACCGTCGACTGGGCCAGAGCCAACCCCTGGTACCTCGAGACCGCGCCCACCACGAGCCCTCCCACGAAGTAGGGGTCCGCGTGACAGGCGGACG
This region includes:
- a CDS encoding NAD-dependent epimerase/dehydratase family protein, yielding MRAVVTGGYGFIGSHLVTALLERGDTVTVVDLARNERDTSITFDSYDGFDFIQADVTDRGALEAAIGPDVDVVFHLSAIVGIKNYIDDPLKVLDVNVGGTRNVLEIARRHGTRVVLASTSEVFGKNPSPPWAEDDDRVLGSTKTARWSYSTSKAMAEHLAFAMHASHGVPVTVVRYFNVYGPRQNPIFVVSQSVHRVLNGLAPYLYDSGDQTRCFTYVDDAIRGTLLAAEMDEAVGEAFNIGSMHETSIADVVRLTIASAGREGEIVPEPLDTGTHYGSTYEDIPKRIPDTAKAERVLGWKLEVDVDEGIRRTVDWARANPWYLETAPTTSPPTK